The DNA window CAACATGGAAGGCAAGGAAGTCCGCTTCGGTATCGTCGCGTCCTCGCTGTTTGCGGTGATTACGACCGCCGCGTCCTGCGGTGCCGTCAACGCGATGCATGACAGCTTCACGGCGCTCGGCGGCATGATTCCGCTGATCAACATGCAGCTCGGCGAGATCATCGTCGGTGGTGTCGGCGCTGGTCTCTATGGCATGCTGCTGTTCGTCGTGCTGGCGATTTTCGTCGCCGGCCTGATGGTTGGCCGCACGCCGGAATATGTCGGCAAGAAGATCGAGGCGCGTGAAGTCAAGATGGCGATGCTCGCCATTCTGGTGCTGCCGTTGATGTATCTGGGCTGGACCTCGGTTGCTGTCGTGTTGCCGTCGGCGGTCGCCTCGATGGCGAACTCCGGCCCGCACGGTTTCACCGAAGTGCTCTATGCCTTCACGTCGGCGACCGGCAATAACGGATCGGCCTTCGCGGGCCTCTCCGGCAATACCTTCTTCTACAATTTGACGCTGGCATGCTCGATGTTCGTCGGCCGCTTCTTCATGATCGTGCCGGCGATGGCGCTGGCCGGCTCGCTCGCGGGCAAGAAGTCGATCCCGCCGTCGGCCGGCACGCTGCCGACAACGGGCGGTCTGTTCGTTGGTCTGGTCGTCGGCGTGATCCTCATCATCGGCGGCCTGACCTTCTTCCCGGCGCTGGCGCTGGGGCCGATCGTCGAGCATCTCGCGATGAACGCCAACACCCTGTTTTGATCGATCACGTCAGGAGTCACCTCCATGGAAGCCATGAAATTACAGAAGCGCGTGCCGGTCTCGGCGATGCTCGATCCGAAAATCGTCCTGCCCGCACTCGGCTCAGCCTTTGTCAAACTCGACCCGCGGCTGATGATCAAGAACCCCGTGATGTTTGTAGTCGAGGCCGTCGCGGCGCTGACGACAGTGATCTTTCTGCGTCAGATCGTGACGGGCGGGGAAAGTCTCGGCTTTACGTTCCAGATCATCCTGTGGCTGTGGTTCACGGTGCTGTTCGCTAACTTCGCCGAGGCTGTCGCCGAAGGCCGCGGCAAGGCGCAGGCTGAATCTCTCAGGAAGACCCGGACCGAGAGCCAGGCCAAGTTGCTCACGGGATCGGACAAGACCTACCGCCTGGTGCCCGGCACCAGCCTCAAGGTCGGCGATATCGTTCTGGTCGAAGCCGGCGACAATATTCCGTCCGACGGCGAAGTGATCGAAGGCGTTGCCTCCGTCAATGAAGCCGCGATCACGGGCGAATCCGCGCCGGTGATCCGGGAATCCGGTGGCGACCGCTCGGCGGTGACCGGCGGCACGCAAGTGTTATCCGACTGGATTCGCGTCCGCATCACCGCGGCCCAGGGGTCGACCTTCATCGACCGCATGATCAAGCTGGTAGAAGGCGCCGAGCGGCAGAAGACGCCGAACGAGATCGCGCTCAATATCCTGCTCGCGGGGCTGACCATCATCTTCGTTTTCGCCACGGTCACCATTCCGAGCTATGCGACCTATGCCGGTGGCTCGATTTCCGTGGTCGTTCTGGTCGCGCTGTTCGTGACGCTGATTCCCACCACCATCGGCGCGCTGTTGTCGGCGATCGGTATCGCCGGCATGGACCGCCTGGTGCGTTTCAACGTGCTGGCGATGTCGGGCCGCGCGGTCGAGGCCGCCGGCGACGTCGATACCCTGCTGCTCGACAAGACCGGCACCATCACCCTCGGCAACCGCCAGGCGACGGCATTCCGTCCGGTACAGGGCGTGACCGAACAGGAACTGGCGGACGCAGCGCAGCTTGCCTCGCTGGCTGACGAGACCCCCGAGGGACGCTCGATCGTCGTGCTCGCGAAGGAGAAATACGGCATTCGCAGCCGTGACATGGCGGAGCTTGCGGCAACCTTCATTCCGTTCACGGCGCAAACCCGTATGAGCGGCGTCGATGCCGGTGCTTCGTCGGTGCGAAAGGGTGCGGTCGACGCGATCCTGAATTATGTCGGCGGCGGTGACACGCGCGCGGTGGCGTCCGGAAACACCGTCCGTGCGCTGCAGACATCGATCGGCTCCGATGCCGCCCGGGAAGTTCGGGCGATCTCGGACGAGATCTCGAAAGCCGGCGGCACGCCGCTTGCCGTGGCCAAGGACGGCCGTTTGCTGGGCGTCGTCCAGCTCAAGGATATCGTCAAGGGCGGCATCCGCGAGCGGTTCGCCGAGCTGCGCCGCATGGGCATCCGCACCGTGATGATCACCGGCGACAATCCGATGACTGCGGCTGCGATTGCCGCGGAAGCTGGCGTCGACGATTTCCTGGCGCAGGCGACGCCTGAGGACAAGCTGAAGCTGATTCGTGACGAGCAGGCCAAGGGCAAGCTGGTCGCGATGTGCGGCGACGGCACCAACGACGCGCCGGCACTGGCGCAAGCCGACGTCGGCGTTGCCATGAACACCGGCACGCAAGCGGCCCGCGAGGCCGGCAACATGGTCGATCTCGACTCCAACCCGACCAAGCTGATCGAAGTGGTCGAGATCGGCAAGCAGCTGTTGATGACGCGTGGCGCGCTGACCACGTTCTCGATCGCCAATGACGTCGCGAAGTATTTTGCGATCATCCCCGCGATGTTCCTGGCGTTTTATCCGCAGCTCAGCGTGCTCAATGTCATGCATCTGGCAAGCCCGCAAAGTGCGATCCTGTCGGCGATCATCTTCAACGCGCTGATCATCATTGCGTTGATTCCGCTTGCACTGAAGGGCGTGGCCTATCGCGCCATCGGCGCCGGTGCGCTGCTGCGCCGTAACCTGATGATCTATGGCGTCGGCGGCATCATCATTCCGTTTATCGGTATCAAGGCGATCGACCTCATCGTCACCGCCTTGAATCTGGCTTGAACCGTCATGCGAGCGATAGCGAAGCAATCGAGAGCTGCTTCCAGTGACTGCTGGATCGCTTCCTCGCTTCGCGCCTCGCAAGGACAATAGGAGACGATCATGTTGAAAGAAATTCGCCCCGCCATCATCATCCTTGTCGTGCTGACGCTGATTACGGGCCTCGCCTATCCGCTCGCGATGACCGCGATCGCCGGTGTGATCTTCCCGAAGCAGGCTGAGGGCAGCCTGATCGAGAAGGACGGCAAGGTGGTCGGCTCCGCCTTGATCGGGCAGGAGTTCAAGAGCGACAAATATTTCCATGGCCGGCCTTCCGCGACCACAGCGCCGGATCCGGCCGATTCGACCAAGACGGTGGCTGCACCCTATAACGCGGCCAATTCGGGTGGTTCTAACCTCGGCCCGACCAGCAAAGCCCTGAGCGACCGGCTCAAGGAGGACGTCGACAGACTGAAGGCCGAGAATCCTTCCCAGCCCGTTCCCACCGATCTCGTCACCACCTCCGGCAGCGGTCTCGACCCTGATATTTCGCCGGCGGCTGCGCTATTCCAGGTGCCGCGCGTGGCGAAGGCGCGGAATATGCCGGAAGATCGGCTCCGCGGGTTGGTTGAGGAGAAGACGCAAAGCCGCCTCGCCGGGCTGCTCGGTGAACCGCGTGTCAACGTATTGGCGCTTAATCTGGCGCTCGACGCCGCTGCATCGAAGTAACGCAAGCTGGGC is part of the Bradyrhizobium canariense genome and encodes:
- the kdpB gene encoding potassium-transporting ATPase subunit KdpB: MEAMKLQKRVPVSAMLDPKIVLPALGSAFVKLDPRLMIKNPVMFVVEAVAALTTVIFLRQIVTGGESLGFTFQIILWLWFTVLFANFAEAVAEGRGKAQAESLRKTRTESQAKLLTGSDKTYRLVPGTSLKVGDIVLVEAGDNIPSDGEVIEGVASVNEAAITGESAPVIRESGGDRSAVTGGTQVLSDWIRVRITAAQGSTFIDRMIKLVEGAERQKTPNEIALNILLAGLTIIFVFATVTIPSYATYAGGSISVVVLVALFVTLIPTTIGALLSAIGIAGMDRLVRFNVLAMSGRAVEAAGDVDTLLLDKTGTITLGNRQATAFRPVQGVTEQELADAAQLASLADETPEGRSIVVLAKEKYGIRSRDMAELAATFIPFTAQTRMSGVDAGASSVRKGAVDAILNYVGGGDTRAVASGNTVRALQTSIGSDAAREVRAISDEISKAGGTPLAVAKDGRLLGVVQLKDIVKGGIRERFAELRRMGIRTVMITGDNPMTAAAIAAEAGVDDFLAQATPEDKLKLIRDEQAKGKLVAMCGDGTNDAPALAQADVGVAMNTGTQAAREAGNMVDLDSNPTKLIEVVEIGKQLLMTRGALTTFSIANDVAKYFAIIPAMFLAFYPQLSVLNVMHLASPQSAILSAIIFNALIIIALIPLALKGVAYRAIGAGALLRRNLMIYGVGGIIIPFIGIKAIDLIVTALNLA
- a CDS encoding K(+)-transporting ATPase subunit C → MLKEIRPAIIILVVLTLITGLAYPLAMTAIAGVIFPKQAEGSLIEKDGKVVGSALIGQEFKSDKYFHGRPSATTAPDPADSTKTVAAPYNAANSGGSNLGPTSKALSDRLKEDVDRLKAENPSQPVPTDLVTTSGSGLDPDISPAAALFQVPRVAKARNMPEDRLRGLVEEKTQSRLAGLLGEPRVNVLALNLALDAAASK